The sequence below is a genomic window from Sceloporus undulatus isolate JIND9_A2432 ecotype Alabama chromosome 5, SceUnd_v1.1, whole genome shotgun sequence.
TACAAACCACCTGGCTGCATCCATGCCCTCTGATGAAATCagaactgaccagaaggtcatcTTTAATTGCAAAACAACCAACAAAAATATAAGAGGGAAGGATCAAAATGACATTTAATGAAACAATCATGCTTTCTGGGAACTTAAGGTGCAGTCCCCTATATTTTTttgacagatttttttctgaAGGAGGGAAGAGCCTTTGGAGGTCTTGAGTGGCTATATGCAGCCATTGGGCTGTACAGTTCCTACACCTGCCCCCACAGGATAGCTTTCTATTGATTAGCAAATGTCTAAAATCAATCAAGGTTGCACTTGCTTTTTTTTAAGAAGGGCAATTTAGTCAAACTTTTTAATATACAGCAGGTGGAGTCAACAACATGAAGAGGTGCTGATGCCCAAATACTGCTTCGAGAATACAACAGTTGTTTATACAAACACTGGAGACAACCAGACTCACCACATCCACATTTGAGCATATATGTAATAGTTCAAAATGGTTCTTACTGTATTTACATGAGTGGAAAGCTGGAATCAGCAGAGAAGCTTAAGATTTTCCTGATCATGTGATCTACAGAAAGTAACCAGAAAAGGCAACTATGGCaaggaaaaagataaaaacactacTCTACACTTTCACATTCCTAAAGAGAAATATAGAGGGTTAGATCAAGTTGCTCTGTGGGATAATCATATCCGGAATTGGGGAAAAGGAATTAAGGAAACATTTCAGCCTCACTTTGTAGGAAACTAAAGGGAATCGCTAGAAGAAGTAATACACATGTTAAGGGATGAAGAATGTGCGGCTCCTCCAGTTGTTAGACTGCTGCCCCCATTATCACTTGCCGCTGCCTATGCTAGCAAGGGCTGAGGGAAGCTGCAATTCAGTTGAACCTGAAGGACTACATGTTCCCCACCCttgaaaaagaatattaaaaaaacttGGGATAGGTTACTTGGTTTCCACTTTTACAAAAATTCTCAAGTATATTTCTAACCCAAACATTAACTAAagcaattgcagagaagtgtTCCAACACCACAGATCTAGAGAAGACAAGGGAAGTCattgtatttaaattttaaatagtattatTTAAGTTGCAATATTTAAATTTCATTCCCAATGTATTGTGCTTCAAGGGTCACTTTTACTCCTCTCCAGGACCAAATATAGCTAGCTGAATTAAAAGCCAGCTTTCAGCACATAACAATTATCTGCAGGTTAAATGAATTGTGCAAGAAAGCTAACTTTCAGAACACCATATTTCTATGGTCAGGCATTCTATCAAACCAGGTAAATGACTGGAAGGTACAGCACAATGCTGTTCAAGATGAACCACTTGAGAATCAGTTTCTTGAAAACCTTGTATTTGGCTTGGGAGTCAATGGTCCAATTCAATTTAAGGCTAAATTCATCCCACCTCTGAATTTATGTAAAACTGAAACAGAGAAGATGTGGACAAAGCAGGTATTGAAATTTGTATTTCACAATAGTTTTTGTTTATGAAGGCTTGATAATGCATTCATCAAAATGGTACAGTCATCTATACCTAAGGAGTGTGTCTTTGATAACTAAACTGGTATGGTAAAGCAGGATGAAATAAAAGAACAGGAAGAGAAAAACATAACAATGGCAAATGCATATGGGTAATCAAAGAACATTACTCCTCCCCAAATTATTTTCACCCCTAGTTGGGAGACTATTGCTTTCTCCACCATCCAGCATTAAAGAGCTTTgacaatgtaattaaaaaaagacaaagtTTGGGGAGCAGAAAAGATAAAGCAAAGAGGTATTGAACAAGCACTACCCTGTGGGGATTGAAAAGGACCTGGGAAGTCAAAAGGAGCAGTGCAGTACCTGAGGAAGCTGAGACAACAGGGAGACCAGCCTCATGCTACAGGATTAAATATCCTCTCATCCATGAGGTGAAGGGGGAATCAAGAAGCTGCAATAGCAGCTATGTAAGGGAAAGCTCCAGTGGGTAACCAACACTACTGTTCCCCTGGAATTTTCTTTTCTAGTTTCCAGTGTATAAGCACCCCCAATTCTCAGTTATACTTAGATACCTAAATGTGCAGGGGTTTTCAAAAGGTCACCCCTATATGTTAACAGGAAGATCCAGTCCTAGTCCATTAAAAACATGATTGTCCCTAAGCTTAGCCTTTTTGTGTACCCTTGACCCTTTAAGTTACATAAATTTCCCATTAACAGCAGGCACCACAACCTTCAGTCAATGCAACTAAGTGTAGATCCAGATGCTGTCCTCCTTGCATGGTGGAGTTCACTACTTCTTCCTCAGTGCCAATGCTACACCCACTGCCACAGCCAGGATGGCCACTGCAGCCGCCCCACCATACAGCAGAATGGATTTGCCTTCTGGCAAGAGGATAGGTTTCTCCTCTCCAGCAGGggattttcctttttcttcagaaTGGCTATCTTTGCCagcttttgtttcttcttctgaaagtgGTATCCTCTCAGATTTGGGAGCAGCTTTTCCTTCTGAAGAAGTTAATAGCTTGGCAGGTTTACTCAACGTCAGAGGTTCAGGTTCCGGTGGTTCCAACACTTTGCCCTCTTTCTGGTGTTCAGTAAGTGGAGGTACAGGGGGATTTGGCTCTGACACAATTTCACCACCTGACCCCAGAAATGTAGCTGGAGTTTCAGAGGGAACCAGCTGTATAGGGTCAGTCTGCAGACCCGTTGCTGACACTGCTGTTTCCTCAACTCCCTCTGGTATCTCCTCCTTTTCAACATGCACAATATCAGAGTTTGAAGAGTTATTTTCACTcctttcttctccacctccgtTACTGTCCAAACTCttcacttcttcaggatccataGCTACTTGCTGCCACGACTCAGGGCCTAATGATACTGGCAAACTTTCTGTATGCCAGCTTTGACTGGCTGATAGAGAAACAGGTAAGCTCTCTGACTGCCAAGATGTTGTCACTGTGGGTGATTCAGGAGGGCTCACCTGGCCTGAGTTGTCACTAGTTAGGATGTAGATATCATTGCTGTCTTCAGCAATGAGTCCATGGTACTCTTCCTCTTCAGAATCCAAGCTAAAAACAGTGCCCTGAAAGAAAGACACAAGAAGTCAGAAAAAAAACCACCTAATACTACCTGCTTTATCCAAAAACAGCTACAGAAAAATGTGAAATACAACCTTTTCATAGAGGAGTATTTGGTAGCCTTAATTCTGAATTACAAGGAAGCTGATAGCCACATAACATATGGTGTGAATGCATTCTGAATCCATGTAATTGGTAttagggaagaggagagaactCATAACATTTGGAAtacttttaatttaataatttatgaAACATTGTAACATCTCAACTTAAAATAGTTTACAGGTTTGTCTCAATTCCCTTTACTTCAGTATCAAGTCTAGTCATCTATGTGACTAGGTTTATTGTCCAGAAATATTTTCACATAATTTCCATTGGTTGGACAATAAGTCTAATCATATGCTAAGACTTGATTGCTCACTCATAGACTCTCAATGTAAACCcagatagaaatattttataatGAGATACTATACatacattttatatacagtagtaagataacagaataatagaataactGATTATCTAAATAACATATAACCCATTATCTAAATATTGCTGAGAAGAGCAGCAGATTTTGTGACTGAACTACATTACAAGCATTTAGAATGCCAGACATACAAACCAGAAAATTTCCATTATTTTCAGATGGCAAAACTAAGAATTGTGTTCATTTATTTGCAGATGTGTCAAAAGCAGCTAATTTAAAAAGTTATGACCAAATAACAGATGGGAAGATTGTGCTAACTATAGCCACAAAATATGAACCTGCACACAGCTGCCTCTGCATGAAGCAGGACGACAGTGAGGACGTTCACTGGATCATGGCCTCTGGTGGTGCCCATCAcaaaaggtaaaagtattccctgttgacaaggttgtgaagtcatgtccaactatagggggtggtgctcatctgtgttactaagccaaaaagccagcgttgtcagacACTACtcagtgatcatgtggccagtatgattgcacagaacactgttttccttcccaccagagtgatacctatttatctacttgttggcagaagctgggactggtgatggaagctcagcccatcatgcagcacctgggcctcgcaTCACAGAgtcggcatcttaaccacttgagccaccacatcccaccaCAAGCTATCACTTATTCTTCCCCCACCTGTCTTGTCACCACCCTGAATGTTGCTGCAACTTCAGTCAGCACACCTGCTCAATCCAGTGTACCCTAGGCTCATGGCAGCCAAAGGAGAGCCAGTGTCCGCAGTGGCCCACGATGATGGCGGAGGCTGGCAATTCCTCTTGCTTGGGGCTACTGTTATCATCTGGGTCTAGCTAGGTCCCTCGGAAGCAGAggggatgcagccttagtggctCTGCTCTCAAACAAACAGCATGTCTGGATGACTAGCCAAGGAGGAGAGGTGCAAGTGCACTGCTGCTACTCCATCCCCTCCTGGCTGGTCAGCCAGGGATTCTCACTTGTAGATGGAGGTGTATGACAAATTGCCAGCTGGTACGGTGAGGCAGATGGGTAGGCAGATTAGGGGCTAAGGAGAGGGCCCAAGGAGAGGAGGAATGAACAAAGAGATCTTTGAGCAACCGTTGAAGGTGGTGGAAGAAGACATAGAGTCTCAGAAAGTAAAAAGGTTTTACTTTTCAACATATTAAACAAACAGCCCAGTAAAGGGAAGTCCAGCTGCAGATGCAGATCCTCATTTAGTCCCTAGGGAGTCAGAGTTCCAAGtcacaatattttttcttttcttctatttttcttctcaATAAGATCTTATTTTGGAAAAAAAGTTTATCCTGGCACAAAAACCCAGATTCTTAAAGGAATGATTATAGTTTATAAAATGTTTGAGTAAAGGAACAACTGATTTCTTTTGCTTAATGCTACTAAGGTATACCCCAAGTCCAACCTACAGAACTCTCAATGTTTTGCCTATATATAAAATTGATAGCAAGGATATCTATGTTGTGATAACACAGATCACAAGAGGAGTGCTACAAGTTTGAAAACTTGACTATAagatgacctcatgtataagtcgagagcaggtttaggggcaaaaagtatggattttgatataacccgtgTAAGTTGAAGGTGAAACttaaggcatgcaacaaaggatgtaaaggatgaaggtaAATAAAATGATACCAAAGCACACTGCTcttttcccacccagacattcaaaaaggccagaaacaGCACTGTAAGGGAAAAAATAGAGGGGTTCAGTGTGTCTTTTGGGTTTTCCTGGAATGGACtacactcttacctttcaccactctactcagaaaaaaggatgtttccattttaaataagagttaaggcaCATTGATCTGTGGACATGTCTAACTAATTTTTTTGGATCATTTTctgtctaaaatttctagacttatgcatgaatatatacagtacaggtTTTCTAAGAATTATAAGCCACAGACTCAGTCATCTTGGAAATACATTTACACTTCCTAGAGAGGAAGGAATGttaacaagaaaacaaaagactACTTTAGAGCTAGTGGATAAAACATTAACACTCAAAGCCAGCTCTGAACATGACAAAATGCCTTAGCCTTTGCTAATAAAACAGCTCTTTTCCACTTCTGAAGTCATTTTATGCCTAAAGGATGCTATACATGTATCCTATTGGCAATGTGGGAAAGCTGCCAATCCATCCCTGCTCAACCAGTAGTGTTAGATGAACTAATAAAAATGTAGCCATTGgaggtgtgtttgtgtttgcttttaaatttaaagaaGCATTCTACCGATGATCACTAGATTGGACTTAAGAAGATGGTAACAGTGGTGAATGTCAATGAAACTTATTTGTACTGTGAAATGTACATGCATATCAAATACTCCATGTTTGTAAATCCATCACTTGGGTCAGTTTCTAGTACTTCACACT
It includes:
- the BCL2L13 gene encoding bcl-2-like protein 13 isoform X1, with amino-acid sequence MASSTAVPVGFHYETKYVVLSYLGLLSQEKPQKQDSLTTQVTEPATVPQALEKEILEKVKREIEEELKRLDEEILEAFTSTGFDCHTSPVFSPANPETSIEDCLAHLGEKVFKDLKEPLQKALETLLSKPVTYQEYRERTQEAAAHASGWNKVLVPLVILQQFLIELSRRGQEPLGALMNFGVTYLEDYAADYIIEQGGWGTVFSLDSEEEEYHGLIAEDSNDIYILTSDNSGQVSPPESPTVTTSWQSESLPVSLSASQSWHTESLPVSLGPESWQQVAMDPEEVKSLDSNGGGEERSENNSSNSDIVHVEKEEIPEGVEETAVSATGLQTDPIQLVPSETPATFLGSGGEIVSEPNPPVPPLTEHQKEGKVLEPPEPEPLTLSKPAKLLTSSEGKAAPKSERIPLSEEETKAGKDSHSEEKGKSPAGEEKPILLPEGKSILLYGGAAAVAILAVAVGVALALRKK
- the BCL2L13 gene encoding bcl-2-like protein 13 isoform X2, which gives rise to MASSTAVPVGFHYETKYVVLSYLGLLSQEKPQKQDSLTTQAFTSTGFDCHTSPVFSPANPETSIEDCLAHLGEKVFKDLKEPLQKALETLLSKPVTYQEYRERTQEAAAHASGWNKVLVPLVILQQFLIELSRRGQEPLGALMNFGVTYLEDYAADYIIEQGGWGTVFSLDSEEEEYHGLIAEDSNDIYILTSDNSGQVSPPESPTVTTSWQSESLPVSLSASQSWHTESLPVSLGPESWQQVAMDPEEVKSLDSNGGGEERSENNSSNSDIVHVEKEEIPEGVEETAVSATGLQTDPIQLVPSETPATFLGSGGEIVSEPNPPVPPLTEHQKEGKVLEPPEPEPLTLSKPAKLLTSSEGKAAPKSERIPLSEEETKAGKDSHSEEKGKSPAGEEKPILLPEGKSILLYGGAAAVAILAVAVGVALALRKK